ccaaggggtTTGATAATCACTTATGATCTTCAGAAGATAACAAAATTAAAAGAGATCTTCCTTGGACCATTATTAActtttcctgaaaatgtcattaaagtcAGTTCATAACTTTAGGTTATTTTGCGCGCGTTGCCTCCTTGGTGAAGATAATCAATAGGGGCCTGAACCATCTGAACACAGCGTGTTGAAATCAGGCAAAAATAGCATCTAGTCTGTTTTCCTCAGTAAAATGAGTCTGTGATTCACCTAATGCAGAAAAACTAAAATCCTGCTGCCTCACTGCTCCATTTCATTCAGGATGCAGCAATGGGTTTATTACTGCAAAATGATGTTATATTAAATATTGCCTTCCTATTGCAATCAATACGAAATATGCATATGATATGTCTGATTCTACGTTAAACACTTGTTGTCTCACCTGGACAAAAAGTGTGGCAGAGTAACGGATCAtcctctgcagctggacagatTTTGGATGTGGGGGTGGATCGTCTTTTGTTCCTAGTGTTAAAATCTTCTTACTGAAAAGAGACCGAGTAAAATTCTTTTTTGTCTTAAAAACACACGAAGAAATGTATATTGAAATATATTTACGGCGATGTGCACCTCAAAGCATCAATTAATTCGTAATACTTCTGTACTTCCAGTCTCAGTCCGCCAGCAGTGTCGAGATTGTAGGTGGTTTCTCCAGCACTGTGAAAATATCATGAAAGGAAAAACCATTccgaaaaaaatgttttaaaaatccttttgaTAAGCCTACTTGAGCGATTCTGCCATTCGGATGTACTCTGGAGCCTTTtcatccaccttctccatgCACATCCTCAGCCTCTGACAGGAAAACAAGGTTTGAGTGAACAACAGGAAACCTCAGAAGACAAATGAAAATTAATGACAGGAAGGATACGGAAGACTTGGATGCCAGCTCTTTTTACCTCATACAGTTTGACAATATCTGGAACATGGTCCTTCTCTTCCAGCTTCTGTTGTATTTTGAGCAACTTGTCCATGCAATGGTGACAACAGCGAATCTTCTCAtcgtccttctcctccagcatgGAAGTAacgctgctgaggctgctgaggctgcctCTCCTGGGGCCTagcccactgctgctgcttcctggtgtGAGTGTCTGGGAATGAACGGGGCTTCCAGCTATGCAGTGGGCCTCTCGTGTCCCACTGCTCAGTTTTTCTGTGAGCAGATCAAAGGCCGATGACTTAACAGCACTATATTTCtaggaagtttttttttcacttGTACTTACGAGCCAAAGGCAAGGGGACAAATTCCATGCACTTCCTACACATGATGGACCCACAGAGACGACAGTGGTGTCTCCTGTTTCGGATGTTAAACTTGTTTCCACAGTCGGGGCAGAACGGGACATCCGAGTCGCTCACCCATGACACCAGTGACTTCTCAATGGCTAGAAATGGGCATAAagagttatttatttataaaaaacaaacaaacaaaccctaaTCAACTTTTAATGTGCACAAACCTCGGATTTTAGCTGCATCCGAGCCAATTCTGTCAAACGATGTCAGCTAAAATGGCACATGAATCCACAGAATTAAAATCCAGTTATTTGACATCAAATTGCGGCAAGCACAAAATATTGTGTTACTCAAAGCACACCTTTTCCAGTCTGATGATCAGCTTGTTCAGCTCAATGACATAGTGGTCTATTCTGGCAGCGCGATGCTTTTTAAAGTACTCTACATGACTTCTCGTTGCTCCTACAACCGTGATATAAGTTTGAGTTAATCCAAGTAAAATGTTTACTCATGAAATAATAAAACCAGTGTTAACCATGGTTCTGCCCTACCTAGTTCTTGTGGCTCCCACATGTAGGGATCAACTCCACCATAGTAAAAGGACTCATAACTACCCGCGTCCGGTCGGTCATCTCTTTTCAACAGCTTGTCTGTGGCTTTCTTTGCTTTCTGAACCAAACCTAGGCACAAACAAAATCCCCTTTATTTGTGGGAATACAAAAACCATACTGTAACCATACTGCGTTCACAGGATCACCAACCAATTTCTCAGAAGCATAAATTCAACAACATATGCAATGTCAAATGTCTTTTAACAAGTACCCATTAAATTTAACCTGCCAATAACTGCTCCAACACCAACACTAAACAGAAAATAACTATGTCTTTACTCTAGCCAGTAAACTATATCCTAGAAATCAAACTACAGATGAACAAAGTCTGAAGCAAAGTCCACATGTGCACGCTGGTAACTCACTTTTTAGCTGTCCCCTAACATGACGCTCATCCCCAGAGTGTTCTTCTTCATAGTGATCTTGAAGGTGGTAGAACGACTGAAGGTCCTTCAGGCACAGCGGGCAAATAAAGCCTTCCTTTACTTCACCAGAGCTCTCAAAAGGGGGTGGATAACTGGAGGCCATGCCAGCAGTGAGCTGAGTTAAAGGTGAGAGGTTAGACTTTAGTTCACTAGATCACGGGGCGTGCGCATTTCAGCTTTGTTGTGCCAGAGAAAATCCTGGAGAAATGAAGAACAAAACTAAGATGATTAATTTAGCTACAATtcacaatataaaaaaaataatatctCACAAGCTTCACTGTTCACGGCAATACGTCTCTGACATCAAGATTTAATCGTGACAGgcaaaaggataaaaacaaagacacaaagacaCTTTAAGACACTGTATATTGTGCTATAATAGCGGGGAAATATTGGTCTGTAAGCGAAATGTGCATTACCGGAGATGTCAACGATATCCTTGTTAATAATCAGACGGCTAACTTAGTAAATGCAACGTTAGCATTCAGATACAGCAGCTCGCTTACTGTTAAGTAGCAATTTCCAAATGATGCTCATAAGTTCTAAGTGAACGACTCCAAACTCTAAATTAATGAACTTGCAACTTCTTTAAACCTATTTGTCCACGCTGATTACGCGGTTGACAGTTAATGTTACCTTTGACAGCTtgataacaacaacagcaggagcagcagcaggagcagcaggagcacatgACCAGTCAGGGCTGGTCACGTGACTAGCCAGGGCCTGTAAGGAGAGCGAAAAGGGACAAACGATACGTATTAATATAATATGTCATCCATTTCAGCCATACCGGCTATAAATTTACTAAAATATAACTCCAGAGtcatttttccacttttttttattcatattgCGATCAATTGATCATTTTATTTCCCTGAATTCTTTTCCTTATTTCCTGACTTGGGGTCCAATGTCCAAACGACTCTTTCCGCTATACTTGTTGAGCTGTGACAGGTGTAAGTTCCGAAGTTGCGTTTTTGTTCATAATATTGACTCTTTTTCAGAAATTTAATTGTTAAGCACACTCTAGGTTTCAAATGCACGTGCATCATCCACACTAGTCAATAGTGTTTTAGAGTAATTGAAGcagaattaaaataatttcaacTTTATTCATAGAGGCTACTTCTTTtgcaaatgttgaaaatgtttacatttaatcTCGTTctaacagcttttttttaaattttttttatctCGTTCTAACAGCTCATTGGCCCTGCTACGAGATACATGCAGAATATGGCCAGAGAAACAAGAGGGTACACTACAATAAACTAAACAAAATTACAAAACCAAATGGTAAAAGAAATTCTTTCTCtacatttttaaacttttgtaACTAGACTGGCTAATCGGTCACAAATGTGACattattaaataaaatgtaatcaatttatatttgtttatttgggaTCTTTTGTTGTTACTGCTTGAATGCAGCAACCGTGAACGTTGAAAAATTTTTCCACCTTAATGCGGCCCGTTTCAGTCCCCCCCTTCCTATTTCTTGAGGTCAGAACTCACCTCACTCAACTCAATAAGTGGTGAAGCCGAGCAGTCCAAGTGGGGTAGATGACTGATCAGGGCCGAGTGGGGGTATATCGCTGTACATGGAAAAATTCACAAAAGCCAAAAGGCTCTCCCTATCTCCTGCGCTGCGCAATGGACCATGACCTCTGATGGATAATTTTCATATTGATCATATCTGTGGACGACTGTTCCTAGCTGGGCTCCAATGGAATGAGCCTAATTACATCCTTAGTTAACAATAATAGACCCTCTAGTGACATTACCAAAAAAATACCACACAAAACCGCTACTTTAAGTTAAAATTATTGTAAATTACATCTATACGACAATAGTCGGTGAGACATTTTATGCTCTTCGGcacttttgtctttaaaaataaGCGGCAACCGTCTGTAGGGAACGTAGCAGACGTTAGTGAATTAAGTTTATCTCGTTTTGAAGACGCATGTACCAAAAGTAGCACGAAATAAAAGATACTAGTGGTTATTGACAATTTATTGATCAAGGTGGTGCACGCACCAGAACCATTTACACCGCAGGACAGTAATTACGCACAAGCTCTCCCAATGAACCAAACAGCTTGTTGGTTTGATAGACACAGTAGCTGTCTGCCAAAGAAAATATGAGCACAACGGTGAAAATCCTTATTTTCCATGTTTAATAACGTTATTCATTATGGCCATGTGATTTACACGTGCGTCATCACGATAcagcatttttgtttcttttactcCCCCTCCAATTCTTCATCGGATGTAAACCTTTTACCCGGGTGCTGCCTCTTCTCTTCAGCATGATTTTTACTAATGTTGTCTAGAAAATCGAGCAGCAAACTGGTCTTGCTGCAGCTCGTATGGTCCAAAACATCACATGGATTGTTTGTACCTAAATCCGGATTCGAGTTATCCCAAAACCGCTTTCCAGGATGCTGACGTTTCTCCGGTTCAGCGAGGTCTTCAACATCATCTGCATTGGCATCTGCATCCCATTCCCCGTCGATGTCCTCCTCTTCGAAATGGCGCTTACCTGGGTGCTGGCGCTTCGTGTGCAGGACCAGGTAACGCTTGCCTGGGTGCTGCCGTTTTGAAAGTTCGCTGAAAAGTAATACAGGATTTTCAGTAACGTGTCCCATCATGGTGCGTTTCCCCGGGTGCTGCCGTCTCTGGATCTCCACAAGTGAGTGCATTTCATCATCTCGTTTCCCCGGATGCTGTCTCTTTTGAACATCCAAATCATCTTCgctttcttctctccttccaggATGCTGCCGCTTCTCCAAATCTTCCATGTATCTTTTGCCGGGGTGCTGCCGTTTTGTCACCCAGTCAATCTGTGAGGACTCACCTGGATAAGTGacattaaaaatattattttaagtAGATTTCCATCTCGACTAGCTGGTTTAAGTAATTCACAGATTTCCCCCCAGATTCCCTGTGGTGCGCGTAATTGCGCACAGACCAGAGTCTAGTTAGTTGCACCTATTCAGCAGTGATTATAGTAGCAGGTTCGTTTTTGCTATAAAAGAACTTCAACGTTATTTCGAATGATAATTGATACTCTTTGATGGATTAGAATTTAGGATGAGGTTATTAACGTAACATCAGTACGAGTCTTGGCGCTTTAAACTGTAGCCAAAGTGCAACATTAAACTCAATTAtagtgtggaaaaacaaaatattggAAATTAAATATACACACCGCTTCTGCCGTCTTCGCTCTGCATCTTTCTGAGAATGGACTGTAACAGGAGACCCTCTGCTCTCTGCAGTATGATGTCGTCTATGGCCATTCGGTCCAGCTCATCTTCATCAGGGATGCCCTGTCCTCCACACACGATCAAGTTGCAGACCACGACAGAAGCCAAGATGAGCAGACATGTCGACTTCATGTCTGATCATCCGCAGGAAACGTGTTCGGTAAGATATGCAAAACAGATGATATCAGTGGTTGCTACCGTCTTTAAACGGCGAGTATATCAATATTTCAGTTGACCAATATTTCTGTCATCTTAATTAAACTTGAAATCACTGGATGGGGCGAAACGACAAACAAGTTAACTTTCTCCAAAAAAGTTGGACTAACAGCAAAAGtattatttaaaatgacaacattaTAAGAAAAAATACAACGGAAAATTGTTTGACGCGTAAACTCACCTGAGAGTATCCAAGCCTCCTTTGCTTATGTTGCGATGGTTGCTTTTGTCAATGACCTCTGAAGGCCGTAGTTTGGATGTATGTGCCGACTGCTTCCAGCCGCGGCATTTATACCCGCTGGTCAGTGTCGTCACACCAATGCTGGAGTCGTCGTGCGGGATCGTGCGCAACCAGACGCGCTGAATGATCGTCCAATAGGAAGCGCAATTTTTCGCTTGAAAACCAAATAAGCATTAGTGGAGTAGACTTCCTTGACGTTTCACATCAATCTCCAATGTGACAATgagtttttttaaactttattcaGGACTCCAATGATCTCATGCTTTGTCATATGGAAACCTATCTGAAGGGGGTTTTGTTGCATAACAAGTGTTTAGCCAGGGAGTTTATCTTTTTTGTTGCAGTTTAGTATACTTGTACAAAAGTTATTTTACAGGCATtcacccagctcacctggaaCAGCAAAAAACTATTAAAACAAGATTCCTCGACTTTGATGCATAAGTCACCTTTAGTCTTTTCTTCTAATGTGTGAATCAGATATGTCCTGTTTTGTGTGGTGTGTCAGTATCTGCTTGAGACCACCACGAAATAGAAGTCATAAAAGCTATCACAGCTGAGCATCATGTCTCCATTGAGTTTGGCTATGATCCATTTCATCTAGTCAAATTAGACGGTTGACCTGTGACCTTAAGATTCCTGTTTAGATTACGAGCTGAGCGATGCATGATCTTTCCACCTGTATGCACCTGGCATAAACAACTACATGACAACCCTCAACACATCAGTGACTTAGAGAATGTCACAATCTACAGTAAAGGTGCTGCCAACATGAGCACAGACTTAGATTTAAATTGCTACATGATATTGATATGACCCGAGGGTGAACTGATTCCCCTCGATCCTGATCTGGTCCTTGTTTGAAATTATTTATATTGATCTGTTGAAGGCAACAAAGGGGTGCCGTGGGGAGTACAATCAGATTACTGTAAGGAGGTTGGagtttggagtccttagaggtgTCAGTGAATGGTGAGTGAATGACCTGTCCTATTCTTCTATCCTGTCTTGTGACCCTGATTACGCATGAATGGAAGTTAGAGAAACACGTATGGATGGGTCTACGACTACCAAGTTCTTTCCTCAGCAAAAACCTTTTTAATTTAGGGGATATTTTTTATGGGTTATTCACATTAAGTCAGGtcagttttattaaaataacacattacaAACCACAACGGCCTTGGTGGGCTGTTGAAACTGGACCATGAGTGGCATCCTCTGTTCTTTTCGACCCTTCCACAAAAAAGATGATAGCTcttctctgtttgtttttggtctGAAAGTGAATAGGCAGAAGCTCAAAGTCATGGCTGGGGTTAAAATGCAGATTGAGTGCAAAGGGCAACTCCCCACTGTTTCTTGGTAACTATCACTGCACCGAATAGATAAAGATTCTAACAGAAAAAGGACATTGGCACAATAAAGTCACATctgatctttattttctgtctatTAGGGAAAGAGGGTAAATGCCCAAAGGAGCCAATTAATCAACCCCAATAGTTGGATTCCAAGTCCAGCATGTTCTGTTCTGTGTAAGCAGAATCATTGAGCAAAAGTACCGTGCTGATACTTAAGATATAGAACAATTAAAGTCGATGGAAAGATTCACATTGTAATTAAAAGTGATACTGTATGTAAAAGTGATCCTGGGCTATGAAAACCATCCATTGAACAATGTTTTTAACGGTTTTGGAAGCTTATTCGTCAATTGATGCCCCAGTGCTCCGCTGAACGACTAAGACAGTATTTTATTCCTGCAGCAGTCAGATATTTTAACACACATTGTTAGGGTGAGATTTGGCACTGCTGTTTAGCCTTTAGTAgcatttattcagtttttttattttttatcaggCTTTTCTGGTATTTAACCATGTCCTACTTCTACTCTTGTTCATTTATATCCTTCTTCTAGATCatgtttcatttgcatttgaTCTGTTTGTTGTACATCTTTGTGCTGTTTGTTGGCTGCATGATTGTATGATTGACCTGGTGAAGGTTTTTCCCCAGTGTGGggaacctaacctaacctaacctaacctaacctaacctaacctaacctaacctaacctaacctaacctaacctaacccatttttcctttcctctttcaATCTCACTTATGCCAACAAAAAGCAGTCTATCAAAGCACTTCAGAGTTTTGTAATGAGCAAGAAGAcatcttatatatatatattccctAACTAGAAAGAAAAGCAGTTAGAGTGCAGAAcaacaagcagctcatttccccacatactGTGACTTACacctacagtacagtacagtatagtatagtatagtatagtatagtatagtatagtatagtatagtatagtatagtatagtaatGCAAGGTTGCATAACATTGTGGGTTGCGTTATAATCAAAAaccccttggctttgatcttgaTATTTGGAAGATCATTAACATGTATTCTTAACTTTTCATgttaatacatttattatttcatgATATCATGTTATATTCAGAGAATTCACTAAACAATGAGAGCAATCACAATCGGAGGAATCAGTCTGTTTCAGGACGTCCTGCTCACTTCCACCCCTTCCTTTAAAGTtgatcactttttaaaaaaaaaaaaagtgactaGATGGTGATTAGACATCCCCAAAACTTGAATTTCACAGCCAAAATTTCATCAGCTTTTTAGGTGAGGGGAGAGTTTGTAGTAAAACTAATCTTGCACTAAACAGATTCCACTTCTCTGACACTCTGCAGCTAGCACACACCGAGTGGGCACGAAAGCCTTGTGAATCGTGCACCATTACTGCAGTGTATGTGGAGACATCTCAGTTCCATTcacagaaaacagagaaataatGTTAGTCAGCATTTAGAGATGCTGGTCCCTAGTTTGATATTTGGACATTACATGGATATTTCTTATGAATAGTATAGTTTTAGAGTAAATAGTCGGTTTAAAAAAACTCTCTCTGGAGTTCAGAGTTTGTCCAGAGACAATTTATGGTAAAGTCGAGCTGGCGCTTCAGTAGGTAAGACTGACCTGACCCCAGGGTCACGTTTGGAACGCAGGGCGGAACACGGACAGGGTGAGGGCGCGCTCCAGAAACCGAAGTGACaccaacaaacaaataaacaaatggaGACAGGAGTGTGTAGGGATGACGCGATGACCCTGTCCCCCAAAAGTGACACAGGCCTGACAGGGGTCACCGTGGCAGCGAATGAGTGACAGCTTACATCGTGCACTGGTGACAGCGGCTGCCTGGAAGTGTGCGCCACACACGTGAGTGTGCGGATGGTGCGTCATCAAAGACAGGCTCAACTTTAGTTGCTTTTAATTAGCCTTTTAAATGTCATGGAGATACcgaaaaagtaaaaaacaagaaaaaaattgAACTTTATTGATCATAATGTGATATTATAACATTCAAAAGATTTGACTTTACCCgctgtgacctgtccagggtttaTTCTTGCCTGTCAACTCGTCACTGCTGGGCCAGACTCCAGCAACCGCCGACCACTACTGTATTCTACACCATTAAATTCCCATTGAGACGTGATAACTGCATGATggttgtatttttatttttattttttctatttcCACCTGTGAATCTAAACCTAAGCACTGTGAAAGAGTTTTCTTTTAGCTCTTTTCTCAGTTTTCACCTGgaggtgagaacacacacatagaatTAACTGCAAGTACATGCAGCAACGGGGAAACAggattttacattatttattttgatatttcaTCTCGAGTTGTGTGTGTATTACCTTGAGAACCCATTATCTCTCAATAACCTGCCAGATGCCTGTGTGTTCCTTGAGCTGGAACCCATGATTTGTGCAATACTACCGCGCGCTACAGATCACTTATCTTCGTGCACCCTCGTCACTCATCCTGGCGCCTCTCCATCATAGTCACGTAGTGGCTGGGACCAGATTGAGCTGATCTTTCAGTCTCACGACTGACTGAACTCGCAGGTGTGACGTTACGTTTCATTTTTTCATGAAAAGGAGAAACCTCCAGGGGGGAAAAAGTTCGTTTGATGTGTTTCAGGGGGGAAAACAAAATCTGAAGTCGCTTTATGTCTTGAGTGATTGATACTAAATCATCACATGATCTTGT
This genomic window from Takifugu rubripes chromosome 3, fTakRub1.2, whole genome shotgun sequence contains:
- the trh gene encoding pro-thyrotropin-releasing hormone; this translates as MKSTCLLILASVVVCNLIVCGGQGIPDEDELDRMAIDDIILQRAEGLLLQSILRKMQSEDGRSGESSQIDWVTKRQHPGKRYMEDLEKRQHPGRREESEDDLDVQKRQHPGKRDDEMHSLVEIQRRQHPGKRTMMGHVTENPVLLFSELSKRQHPGKRYLVLHTKRQHPGKRHFEEEDIDGEWDADANADDVEDLAEPEKRQHPGKRFWDNSNPDLGTNNPCDVLDHTSCSKTSLLLDFLDNISKNHAEEKRQHPGKRFTSDEELEGE